Proteins from a single region of Desulfosporosinus sp. Sb-LF:
- a CDS encoding BON domain-containing protein, producing the protein MHNSRSEQDVLRDIKKLIHTHFGESAQGLHVEVKGDRATLWGTVDSLVEKDFFGSRVGRIDGVRELDNSLTVANDGTIRDKDIEKGIAERFQGSNYEDITHLGCRVSRGVATLLGHVETQSTERLAKRLASQVRGVKEVRSEIQFLEKAVDDATLVNRVENALVASPWVNAQEIKTEARNGLITLTGLVDTQEAMEWAVETAYQVPGVKAVVSEVFSRHRSQGDDLWLTERLVSKLGQHRLNSGQIRAFVQDGIAFLTGEVYTEEDREWAEKIIQYIPEIHDVNNSIKVAAHSSKG; encoded by the coding sequence ATGCATAATTCACGTTCTGAACAAGACGTCCTTCGGGATATCAAAAAGCTTATTCATACACATTTCGGGGAAAGTGCTCAGGGACTTCATGTAGAGGTCAAAGGGGATCGTGCTACACTTTGGGGAACGGTTGACAGTCTTGTAGAGAAAGATTTTTTTGGAAGCCGAGTGGGGCGCATAGACGGAGTGCGGGAATTGGATAATTCACTAACAGTGGCTAATGACGGGACTATCAGAGATAAAGACATTGAGAAAGGAATTGCTGAACGTTTTCAAGGATCAAATTATGAAGATATTACGCATTTAGGTTGTCGAGTAAGTCGTGGGGTTGCCACCCTGCTTGGGCATGTTGAGACCCAGAGTACAGAACGATTGGCAAAACGGTTAGCTTCTCAAGTCCGCGGGGTAAAAGAGGTTCGTAGTGAAATTCAGTTCTTGGAAAAGGCTGTTGATGACGCAACCTTGGTTAATCGGGTAGAAAATGCCTTGGTCGCCTCTCCGTGGGTTAATGCTCAAGAAATTAAAACTGAGGCTCGAAATGGCCTGATTACGTTAACTGGATTAGTTGATACTCAGGAAGCTATGGAATGGGCTGTAGAAACAGCTTACCAGGTGCCGGGAGTAAAAGCCGTGGTTAGTGAGGTTTTTTCTAGACACCGCTCTCAAGGAGACGATTTGTGGTTAACGGAAAGGTTGGTCTCCAAGCTTGGACAACATCGTTTAAATTCCGGACAGATACGCGCTTTTGTCCAGGATGGCATTGCGTTCCTGACAGGTGAAGTGTATACCGAAGAAGATCGAGAATGGGCTGAGAAAATAATTCAATATATCCCGGAAATTCATGATGTTAATAATTCAATAAAAGTAGCTGCACATTCAAGTAAAGGTTAA
- a CDS encoding metal-dependent hydrolase, producing the protein MDPITHGLIGVALSTLSGHSIQLNDPVFLGCTLGAMLPDLDIIAHVKGRLYYLLKHRGASHSFIALTGMALGLGTALYLLFPNSSWTTVFFFTLLGTISHGIMDLLNSYGAELLWPFSRKKITVDMIMLTDPVVLSFLLMSFLISIKNQDLAKTSSLIALLFSALYLGYRHLGRTKTRDRLMSIYHLKDRDQVKVLPAMYHPFTWNFILFQEDFVSFGIIRNQISSVCRVLPQFNGDNPAVSNALEGNLAEIFSQFTPYYHVIIHSSGNDECNVEFLDLRYWTKGDFLYTGNVFLNADGEISQEIFHPLPNQAGVLLSC; encoded by the coding sequence ATCGATCCGATAACACATGGTTTAATTGGAGTTGCATTGAGTACCCTTTCAGGTCACTCTATCCAATTGAATGATCCTGTATTTTTGGGTTGCACTTTAGGTGCAATGCTCCCTGATCTAGATATTATTGCTCATGTAAAGGGTCGCCTGTATTATTTATTAAAACATCGGGGAGCTAGTCACTCTTTTATTGCGTTAACTGGCATGGCTCTGGGGCTAGGCACAGCTTTGTATTTACTTTTTCCTAACAGCTCATGGACGACTGTTTTCTTTTTTACCCTGCTGGGAACCATCTCCCATGGCATTATGGATTTATTAAATTCCTATGGCGCAGAACTTTTATGGCCTTTTTCACGCAAAAAAATTACAGTTGATATGATTATGCTTACTGATCCTGTGGTTCTAAGCTTTTTGCTTATGTCTTTTTTAATTTCAATAAAGAATCAAGATTTAGCGAAGACTTCTTCTCTTATTGCTTTGCTGTTTAGCGCGTTATATTTGGGATATCGTCATTTAGGCCGCACGAAAACACGTGATCGCTTAATGTCGATTTATCATCTGAAAGATAGGGATCAAGTCAAAGTCCTTCCGGCAATGTATCATCCATTTACTTGGAACTTTATTCTTTTTCAAGAGGACTTTGTGAGTTTTGGTATTATCCGAAACCAAATATCCTCGGTCTGCCGTGTCTTACCTCAATTTAATGGAGATAACCCTGCAGTTTCAAATGCTCTCGAAGGAAACCTCGCCGAGATATTTAGCCAATTTACACCTTATTATCATGTGATTATCCATTCTTCAGGAAATGATGAATGTAACGTAGAATTTTTGGATTTGCGATATTGGACTAAAGGAGATTTCCTATATACGGGTAACGTATTTCTTAACGCAGACGGAGAAATATCACAGGAAATATTCCACCCTTTACCTAATCAAGCGGGTGTGCTATTAAGCTGTTAA